A window of Flavobacterium flavigenum contains these coding sequences:
- a CDS encoding NHLP bacteriocin system secretion protein codes for MSASFFRKSALEKLSTPEKLDQLIKVTGTKAWIALTTVALALFTGVVWSFAGTVKTKLDVIGVVLGGEVHEVVATSQGQLVELKVAIGKKIKKGDIIATIKQPELLQQIEDAKAVVSDRKFEMGKLSSYGNQGTQLQGELIKQTRISIQGEIESEKKKLLFLNNQLESENGLLSKGLITKSEVANTKQQIEASKNTIERLKGQKAETSNQQHDLGFDLQQKVTLQKQRIAEAERNLQFLTERYDIQRNIISPYDGEVVEVLTDAGVVVSAGTPLFKLKNLHETKHSQLKGVLYIPSQDGKKIRKGMEALVVPSTVQPQEYGFIKGKVTYVSDFPVTQQGMLTSVKNDQLAKSLLASGTLFEVHVDFESDPESYSGFKWTSAKGPDVFIKEGTSCMGKVTIKEEPPVTIVVPAFKKFFDLY; via the coding sequence ATGTCAGCAAGTTTTTTCAGAAAATCGGCGTTAGAAAAACTTTCTACTCCAGAAAAGTTAGATCAGTTAATTAAAGTTACAGGAACAAAAGCCTGGATAGCCCTTACGACAGTTGCTTTGGCATTATTTACAGGGGTTGTCTGGTCATTTGCAGGAACAGTAAAAACAAAATTAGATGTAATTGGTGTTGTACTGGGAGGCGAGGTTCATGAAGTTGTAGCTACATCGCAAGGACAATTGGTAGAACTAAAAGTAGCTATAGGCAAAAAAATAAAAAAAGGGGATATAATCGCCACTATAAAACAACCAGAACTGCTTCAGCAAATAGAAGATGCAAAAGCTGTTGTTTCTGACAGAAAGTTTGAAATGGGAAAACTATCTTCTTATGGAAATCAGGGAACTCAACTTCAGGGTGAATTAATTAAGCAAACACGTATTAGTATTCAGGGAGAAATTGAATCAGAGAAAAAGAAATTATTGTTTTTAAATAATCAGTTGGAATCTGAAAACGGTTTACTTAGTAAAGGTTTAATAACCAAATCTGAAGTAGCAAATACAAAACAGCAAATTGAAGCTTCAAAAAATACGATAGAAAGACTGAAAGGGCAAAAAGCAGAAACTTCCAACCAACAGCATGATCTGGGTTTTGATTTGCAGCAGAAAGTTACTTTGCAAAAACAGAGAATTGCTGAAGCCGAAAGGAACTTGCAATTCTTAACCGAGCGTTATGACATTCAAAGAAATATAATAAGTCCTTATGACGGTGAAGTTGTAGAAGTTTTAACAGATGCAGGAGTTGTTGTAAGTGCTGGAACACCATTGTTTAAACTTAAAAACCTTCATGAAACAAAACATTCGCAATTAAAAGGAGTACTTTATATTCCGTCACAGGACGGAAAGAAAATTAGAAAAGGAATGGAAGCATTAGTAGTCCCTTCAACCGTGCAGCCTCAGGAATATGGCTTTATAAAAGGAAAAGTAACCTATGTTTCTGATTTCCCTGTAACGCAGCAGGGTATGCTGACCTCAGTTAAAAATGATCAGCTGGCAAAAAGTCTTCTGGCCTCAGGAACATTGTTTGAAGTTCATGTGGATTTTGAAAGCGATCCGGAATCTTACAGCGGATTTAAATGGACTTCTGCAAAAGGACCTGATGTGTTTATAAAAGAGGGTACTTCATGTATGGGAAAAGTAACCATAAAAGAAGAACCTCCGGTAACGATTGTTGTACCTGCATTCAAGAAATTTTTCGATTTATATTAA
- a CDS encoding NHLP leader peptide family RiPP precursor: MILTEEQKKGQDVFFRIITEAWENDDFKESLIINPEKTLEKFFGRSLPTGKKIMVADQSNPDYIYINIPVKPNIKDIELDEKKLDKVNGGSVITDYESLYDSLRRIHK; this comes from the coding sequence ATGATACTAACAGAAGAACAAAAAAAAGGTCAGGATGTGTTTTTCAGGATAATTACGGAAGCCTGGGAAAATGATGATTTTAAAGAGTCATTGATTATAAATCCTGAAAAAACACTGGAAAAATTTTTTGGAAGAAGTCTCCCAACAGGAAAAAAAATCATGGTAGCTGACCAGTCTAATCCGGACTATATATACATCAATATACCTGTAAAACCAAACATTAAGGATATTGAATTAGACGAGAAAAAATTAGATAAAGTAAACGGTGGCTCTGTGATTACAGATTATGAAAGCCTATATGATTCATTACGCAGAATTCATAAATGA
- a CDS encoding NHLP family bacteriocin export ABC transporter peptidase/permease/ATPase subunit → MGNSATLVIEKQARPVKVPTVLQMESVECGAAALSIILGHFGKFVPLEKLRISCGVSRDGLKATNILKAAKEFGLEGKGYAKSIEKLMQVRMPAIIFWNFNHFLVLEGFTKNKVYLSDPAQGRYSVTHQEFDDCYTGVVLTFETNAAFQKGNEKRGLMSSLLSRVANSKLSITYIILASLFLVIPGLVIPSFLTVFIDKYLINNFSGFVMPLLLIMGAILIINSVLVYLQQYFLLKLETKLALVTSSKFLWHVFHLPIAFFTQRYSGEVGNRVSLNDKVAKLLSGDLANAALNVIAVIFYATLMFSYDVTLTLIGVFMAGLNIFILRYVSTARKDGSRRLSNETGKLLGTTTSGISMIETLKASGRENDFFTNWIGYLAKVMNAQQELGWLTIRLNVLPSLITSLTNALILGIGALQIMDGQMTLGALVAFTYLMSNFISPVNQLVSVGTMLHETESDMNRIDDVLNYEIDNQFKEKEHNKNEQLSTLEQYKNKLTGYYEMKNVTFGYNTNMPALIENFNLKLRPGSRVALVGGSGSGKSTIAKIASGLYDPWHGEILLDGKNRNDIPRHIITSSLAVVDQDVIVFNGTIKENISFWDSMIPEKHIINAARDAVIHDVIAARNDGYDSSVMEGGTNFSGGQRQRIEIARALAGNPTILIMDEATSALDPTTEKTVMDNIKKRGCTCLIVAHRLSTIMDCDEIIVMEYGKIVERGSHQELLKLNGIYSHLIETK, encoded by the coding sequence ATGGGAAATAGTGCTACCTTAGTTATAGAAAAACAAGCGAGACCCGTTAAGGTTCCAACTGTTTTACAGATGGAGAGTGTAGAGTGCGGTGCTGCGGCCCTAAGTATTATCTTAGGCCATTTTGGTAAGTTTGTTCCATTGGAAAAACTAAGGATATCCTGTGGGGTTTCGAGAGATGGATTAAAAGCAACTAATATTCTAAAAGCAGCCAAAGAATTTGGACTTGAAGGTAAAGGTTATGCAAAGTCTATAGAAAAACTAATGCAGGTTAGAATGCCAGCCATTATTTTTTGGAATTTCAATCATTTTTTGGTTTTAGAAGGCTTTACTAAAAATAAAGTGTATTTAAGTGATCCGGCCCAAGGAAGATATTCTGTAACCCATCAGGAATTTGATGATTGCTACACAGGTGTTGTTTTAACTTTTGAAACAAATGCAGCTTTCCAAAAAGGAAATGAAAAAAGAGGATTGATGTCTTCTCTGCTTTCAAGGGTGGCAAATTCTAAATTAAGTATAACCTACATTATTCTAGCGAGTTTATTTTTAGTAATTCCTGGTCTTGTAATACCGTCTTTTCTCACCGTTTTTATAGATAAATATCTCATAAATAATTTTTCAGGATTTGTAATGCCGCTGCTTTTGATAATGGGCGCAATACTGATTATTAATTCTGTTCTGGTTTACCTTCAGCAATATTTCTTACTTAAATTAGAAACCAAACTGGCTCTGGTAACTTCCAGTAAATTTCTTTGGCATGTTTTTCATCTGCCTATAGCCTTTTTTACACAGCGATACAGCGGAGAAGTTGGAAACAGGGTTTCGCTGAACGATAAGGTAGCTAAATTATTGAGTGGTGATTTGGCTAATGCTGCCTTAAATGTTATTGCAGTTATATTTTATGCAACGCTTATGTTTTCTTATGATGTAACGCTGACTTTAATCGGAGTCTTCATGGCAGGCTTAAATATTTTTATTCTTAGATATGTTTCAACAGCCAGAAAAGACGGAAGCAGAAGGCTGAGCAATGAAACAGGTAAACTTTTGGGTACTACAACTTCCGGAATTAGCATGATCGAAACATTAAAAGCCTCTGGGAGGGAAAATGATTTTTTTACCAACTGGATAGGATATCTGGCCAAAGTAATGAATGCACAACAGGAATTAGGATGGTTAACAATCAGACTTAATGTTTTGCCCAGCTTGATTACATCGCTGACAAACGCTTTAATTTTAGGAATTGGAGCTTTGCAGATAATGGACGGGCAGATGACTTTAGGGGCTCTGGTGGCTTTTACCTATTTAATGTCAAATTTTATTTCGCCCGTAAATCAGCTTGTAAGTGTGGGAACAATGCTTCATGAAACAGAGAGCGATATGAACCGGATTGATGATGTACTTAACTATGAAATTGACAATCAGTTTAAGGAAAAAGAGCATAATAAAAACGAACAGCTTTCAACTCTCGAACAATATAAAAATAAACTGACGGGATATTATGAAATGAAAAATGTAACATTTGGATATAATACTAATATGCCGGCATTAATTGAAAATTTTAACTTAAAACTAAGACCCGGAAGCAGAGTAGCACTAGTAGGAGGCTCTGGAAGCGGCAAATCGACTATTGCAAAAATAGCTTCCGGTCTTTATGATCCCTGGCATGGGGAAATTTTACTTGACGGAAAAAACAGAAACGATATTCCAAGACATATTATTACAAGTTCGCTGGCGGTAGTAGATCAGGATGTAATTGTTTTTAATGGTACTATTAAAGAGAATATATCTTTCTGGGACTCCATGATTCCTGAGAAACATATTATAAATGCAGCTCGTGACGCAGTTATTCATGATGTTATTGCTGCACGGAATGACGGTTATGACAGTTCTGTCATGGAAGGCGGAACCAATTTTAGCGGAGGACAGCGGCAACGTATTGAAATTGCAAGGGCATTAGCCGGTAATCCAACTATTTTGATAATGGATGAAGCAACCAGCGCCTTAGACCCTACAACTGAAAAAACAGTAATGGATAATATTAAGAAGAGAGGATGTACCTGCCTGATTGTAGCTCACAGATTAAGTACTATAATGGATTGTGATGAAATAATTGTCATGGAGTATGGAAAAATAGTCGAACGGGGTTCTCATCAGGAATTACTAAAATTAAATGGTATTTATTCTCATTTGATTGAAACAAAATAA
- a CDS encoding NHLP bacteriocin export ABC transporter permease/ATPase subunit translates to MSVKEKIHIGVEKPLILNNTDSFWMIISGEVNVFYTKVDDQGEYLCALKYLYSAKHGELLFSLLPNGCAENIRLIVFSNEARLLSIQKCDLLNIDRFFLKNMINKWILKTSAELSFNNTPRVYIALNDLEQLLLHENSIAYPSNGINWVRLLKGNLSVFSDEMNISSTNETGYPIPVSNKLWIKSLSDDSEIKILSTREVIEEEINFLISLEKLQSYFYNQLRNSIENNSLLEHTHFSNKLINEEDELKNTLEKIKSIVSGNKKNIGRISSKNTHKSGILYSTCQIIGDHTGFKFEEPKYIETTQSSANNMLYAIAKSSKIRVRKIILRDRWWKEENGHLLAFLKPDNSPVALIQKNSDTYLIKNLSEGTETVVNQEIADSLEPIGYMFFSGFNVKMNSMKKVLSFAMNGVKKDARLLILASFAGSLIGLLIPILSGIIFDDVIPTADRSIHFEVFSIMIIIGLVTAGLQLVQGVLQMRVESKSSINLQAGVMDYILRLPVTFYKKYTAGDLTNRVLSINSIRQILSNTLMTAVLSGAFSFVNLILLFYYDSGLAWVGVGLALVAVIFMIVMGCLKLKYDREVSKYQGEIQGFLFEFLSGISKIRITGGEKRVFALWADKFSKLKTLGFRSGSYQNFVEVFNSSYPLFTSIFFFSFIYYTVLNADKMSSMITVGAFMAFITAFNKFLSDSLRLSMAFITSLNVIPLYERVKPILEEETESVEQSIDPGELAGEIEMNSVSFRYNENQPLILKNITFKIKPGEMVAFVGASGSGKSTIMRLLLGFEHPEMGSIFYDGNTFDTMNKELVRRQIGVVLQNGALMSGSIYQNIVGNSELTLDDAWNAARMAGMEEDIKTMPMELHTFISEGAGTFSGGQRQRLMIARAIVHKPRLLYMDEATSALDNRTQNIVAESLDKLQATRIVIAHRLSTIKNADRIFVLDKGEITESGTYDELMQMDGLFTQLAKRQIA, encoded by the coding sequence ATGTCAGTAAAAGAGAAAATACATATCGGGGTTGAAAAACCATTGATTCTGAATAATACAGACAGTTTCTGGATGATTATTTCAGGTGAAGTAAATGTGTTTTATACTAAAGTTGATGATCAGGGAGAATATTTATGTGCCCTAAAATATCTCTATTCTGCTAAACACGGAGAATTATTGTTTAGTTTATTACCTAATGGATGTGCTGAAAACATTAGACTGATTGTTTTTTCAAACGAAGCTAGATTGTTGTCGATTCAAAAATGTGATCTTCTGAATATTGATCGTTTCTTTTTAAAAAACATGATTAACAAATGGATTTTAAAAACTTCAGCCGAATTAAGTTTTAATAATACACCAAGAGTTTATATTGCGCTCAATGATTTGGAGCAATTATTACTACATGAGAATTCAATAGCATATCCTTCAAATGGAATAAATTGGGTAAGATTACTTAAAGGAAATCTTTCTGTTTTTTCAGATGAAATGAATATTAGTTCAACGAATGAAACAGGCTATCCAATACCAGTGTCCAATAAGTTATGGATAAAGTCTTTATCCGATGATTCAGAAATAAAAATATTAAGTACAAGGGAAGTTATAGAAGAAGAAATTAATTTTCTAATTTCTTTAGAAAAACTGCAATCTTATTTTTATAATCAGCTTCGTAATAGTATAGAAAATAACAGTTTATTAGAACACACGCACTTTAGTAATAAACTCATAAATGAGGAAGATGAATTAAAAAATACGCTCGAAAAAATAAAATCTATAGTTTCAGGCAATAAAAAAAATATTGGTCGTATTTCATCTAAAAACACACATAAGTCAGGTATTCTCTATTCCACATGCCAGATAATTGGAGATCACACAGGATTTAAATTTGAAGAGCCAAAATACATTGAAACTACTCAGAGCAGTGCAAATAATATGTTGTATGCTATTGCAAAAAGCTCTAAAATAAGAGTTCGTAAAATTATTCTGAGAGACAGATGGTGGAAGGAGGAAAATGGACATTTACTCGCTTTTTTGAAGCCCGATAATAGTCCTGTGGCCTTAATACAAAAAAACTCAGATACATATTTGATTAAAAATTTGTCTGAAGGAACTGAGACCGTTGTCAATCAGGAAATTGCAGATAGTTTGGAACCTATAGGATATATGTTTTTTTCCGGATTCAATGTTAAGATGAACTCCATGAAAAAAGTATTAAGTTTTGCTATGAATGGCGTAAAAAAAGATGCCAGATTATTAATACTTGCTTCTTTTGCAGGCAGCTTAATAGGTTTATTAATTCCAATCTTATCCGGGATTATATTTGACGATGTTATTCCGACAGCAGACAGATCCATTCATTTTGAAGTGTTTAGTATAATGATTATCATCGGTCTGGTTACTGCCGGACTTCAATTGGTACAGGGTGTTTTGCAAATGCGTGTAGAATCAAAATCCAGTATTAACCTTCAGGCGGGAGTTATGGACTATATATTAAGACTACCCGTAACTTTTTACAAAAAATACACAGCAGGAGACCTTACAAATAGGGTTCTTAGTATTAATTCTATACGACAGATTCTCTCTAATACACTGATGACTGCTGTACTGAGCGGTGCGTTTTCGTTCGTCAATCTAATACTGCTTTTTTATTACGATTCAGGTTTGGCCTGGGTTGGGGTAGGCTTAGCCTTAGTTGCCGTGATATTTATGATTGTTATGGGCTGTTTAAAGTTAAAATATGACAGGGAAGTATCTAAATATCAGGGAGAAATACAGGGTTTTCTTTTTGAATTTTTATCAGGAATCAGTAAAATAAGAATTACAGGTGGCGAGAAAAGGGTTTTTGCTCTCTGGGCAGATAAGTTTTCAAAACTAAAAACCTTAGGATTCAGGTCCGGCAGTTATCAGAATTTTGTGGAAGTTTTTAATAGCTCTTATCCGCTCTTTACGAGTATTTTCTTTTTTTCGTTTATCTATTACACAGTTTTAAACGCGGATAAAATGAGCAGTATGATAACTGTAGGTGCATTTATGGCTTTTATAACAGCTTTTAATAAGTTTTTAAGTGATAGTTTAAGGTTAAGCATGGCATTTATTACTTCTCTGAATGTTATTCCGCTTTACGAAAGGGTAAAACCTATTTTAGAAGAAGAAACAGAATCTGTAGAACAAAGTATTGATCCCGGTGAATTAGCTGGCGAAATTGAAATGAATTCGGTTTCATTTCGATATAACGAAAATCAGCCTTTAATTTTAAAAAATATTACCTTCAAAATTAAACCAGGTGAAATGGTTGCTTTTGTTGGTGCCTCTGGTTCCGGAAAATCGACAATCATGAGACTACTGTTAGGATTTGAACATCCGGAAATGGGCTCTATATTTTATGACGGAAATACGTTTGATACGATGAACAAAGAATTGGTAAGAAGACAAATTGGGGTGGTATTGCAAAACGGAGCACTAATGTCCGGAAGTATTTATCAGAATATTGTCGGAAATTCTGAGTTGACATTAGATGATGCCTGGAACGCAGCCCGAATGGCTGGTATGGAAGAAGATATCAAGACCATGCCGATGGAATTGCATACATTTATAAGTGAAGGTGCAGGGACTTTTTCCGGAGGACAGAGACAAAGACTGATGATTGCTAGGGCAATAGTGCATAAACCAAGGTTGCTCTATATGGACGAGGCCACCAGCGCACTTGATAACAGAACTCAAAATATTGTAGCAGAAAGTTTAGACAAACTTCAGGCAACCCGAATTGTCATTGCACACAGATTGAGCACTATAAAAAACGCAGACCGAATTTTTGTGCTGGATAAAGGAGAAATTACAGAATCGGGTACTTATGACGAATTAATGCAGATGGATGGTTTATTTACACAGCTGGCTAAACGTCAAATAGCATAA
- a CDS encoding helix-turn-helix domain-containing protein has protein sequence MINQITKSTTIDWSSPDVLNQIVQNIKSPLDTIITASKPDTVDTKVKNEIIFSSSKQINDLIEEILKEIKSKSVSLTIQGRPDIFDIYESNKNVQSLCMDKINPQKVTKLDQDWLINLEKEIYSSINQNDMNLYELSYKMAVSERQLHRKIANLVHLTPNKYIRILRLHKAKQLIDNYIQNSISQVAYSVGYNDVHYFSKLFSSQYDISPKELINSLR, from the coding sequence ATGATAAATCAAATTACAAAAAGCACTACAATTGACTGGTCATCTCCGGATGTACTTAATCAGATTGTTCAAAACATCAAGAGCCCATTAGATACGATTATCACTGCAAGTAAACCCGATACTGTTGATACAAAAGTTAAGAATGAAATTATATTTTCAAGTAGTAAACAAATAAACGATCTGATTGAAGAAATTTTAAAAGAAATCAAATCAAAGTCCGTAAGTCTCACAATTCAGGGACGTCCTGATATTTTTGATATTTATGAATCTAATAAAAATGTACAGAGTTTGTGTATGGATAAAATAAATCCGCAAAAAGTCACAAAACTAGACCAGGACTGGCTCATAAATTTAGAAAAAGAAATTTATAGTTCAATTAATCAAAATGACATGAACTTGTATGAACTATCATATAAAATGGCAGTTAGTGAAAGACAATTGCATAGAAAAATAGCCAATTTGGTCCATTTGACACCAAATAAGTATATACGCATCCTGCGATTGCACAAAGCAAAACAGCTGATTGATAATTACATTCAAAATTCAATTTCTCAAGTTGCCTATTCTGTGGGATATAATGATGTACATTATTTTTCAAAACTATTTTCAAGTCAGTATGATATTTCTCCTAAAGAGTTAATAAACTCTTTAAGATGA
- a CDS encoding TolC family protein → MRAYYFFFSVLIVTVNDLYSQSKIKCDLIEISNIAFNKNPNIKSTYYAVQNAEAGVQVQAGTFDYNLNSNVIYQKSRYNLYDADPRNEFIDSPLKSNSVEFAANLVKKFRTSQIAEVSLRYLYKDSNFPFNNFNEYVGPFYGNHTGVLNFSLTQPLLRGRGKRITTTGERISNLYIDKNNYDYEFTSSYEILQIGLAYWSYYTAFKSLDVYIQNETRVRNLLEMTNELVKADKKPQGDLAQINADLTNQERLTAIARQNLYTAKINLGRAIGLSEEESQLLDVPANDFPEVAKSGYSGNSNKNAFIKTAQENRGDLKAIKKISEAVELQYQLAENNLKPQLDLTGFVYYGSTSNGNGMDKTLSSFVNNQGQDVGGGAKLTFMFPLNNNVAKGNYSISKIAVKDQQVIRDNTQRNIELNINIATNNLNNSVVILEKAKESMAFYQEAFNNEQVKFQMGLTTLFNLMQFQERYTYSELEYLNAEQQFSNAIISLRHETGTLVAKENLDFNVIQNAFYTVPNIN, encoded by the coding sequence ATGAGGGCTTACTATTTCTTTTTTTCTGTATTGATTGTTACTGTTAATGACCTCTACAGTCAATCTAAAATTAAATGTGATTTAATTGAAATTTCAAATATTGCATTTAATAAAAATCCGAATATTAAAAGCACTTATTATGCTGTACAAAATGCCGAAGCGGGCGTTCAGGTTCAGGCAGGGACATTCGATTATAATCTGAATTCAAATGTTATTTATCAAAAAAGCAGGTATAATCTTTATGATGCTGATCCCAGAAATGAGTTTATCGACAGCCCTTTGAAATCTAATTCGGTTGAATTTGCCGCTAACCTTGTAAAGAAATTCCGAACCTCACAAATAGCAGAAGTAAGTTTGAGATATCTTTATAAAGATAGTAATTTTCCCTTCAATAATTTTAATGAGTATGTTGGTCCTTTTTATGGTAACCATACCGGAGTCCTCAATTTTTCGTTAACCCAGCCGTTGTTAAGAGGAAGAGGAAAAAGAATTACTACAACAGGAGAAAGGATTTCAAACCTTTATATTGATAAAAACAATTATGACTATGAGTTTACCAGCTCATATGAAATTTTACAAATAGGATTAGCATATTGGAGTTATTATACAGCATTTAAAAGCTTAGATGTTTATATTCAAAATGAAACGAGGGTACGCAACCTGTTAGAAATGACAAATGAGCTGGTTAAAGCTGATAAAAAACCTCAGGGAGATCTGGCTCAGATTAATGCAGATTTGACCAATCAGGAAAGATTAACCGCTATTGCAAGACAAAATTTATACACTGCAAAGATAAATCTGGGAAGAGCTATCGGATTATCTGAGGAAGAAAGCCAATTGTTAGATGTTCCTGCCAATGATTTTCCGGAAGTTGCCAAAAGCGGTTATAGTGGAAATAGTAATAAAAACGCATTTATTAAAACCGCTCAGGAGAATAGAGGAGATTTAAAAGCCATAAAAAAAATCTCTGAAGCTGTAGAACTTCAGTATCAGTTAGCCGAAAACAACCTGAAACCTCAACTGGATTTGACCGGATTTGTCTATTACGGAAGCACCAGTAATGGTAATGGAATGGATAAAACTTTATCTTCATTTGTAAACAATCAGGGGCAGGATGTAGGAGGAGGAGCAAAATTAACGTTTATGTTTCCTTTAAATAATAATGTAGCAAAGGGAAATTATTCGATTAGTAAAATTGCGGTAAAAGATCAGCAGGTAATAAGAGATAATACCCAGAGAAACATCGAATTAAATATAAATATTGCTACTAATAATTTAAATAATAGTGTTGTGATTCTTGAAAAGGCAAAAGAATCAATGGCATTTTATCAGGAAGCGTTTAATAACGAACAAGTCAAATTTCAAATGGGTTTAACAACTCTTTTTAATTTAATGCAGTTTCAGGAAAGATACACTTATTCAGAACTGGAATATCTGAATGCGGAACAGCAGTTTTCAAATGCAATCATTAGCCTCAGACATGAAACAGGAACTCTTGTTGCTAAAGAAAATCTTGATTTTAATGTAATCCAGAATGCCTTTTATACTGTGCCTAATATAAATTAA
- a CDS encoding class IIb bacteriocin, lactobin A/cerein 7B family: MKTTIEQQEKGAELVKVLAQKAWESTAFKEQLIKDPIAAIEQVTGKALLPSDKRIVVEDQTDESVIYFNIPAKINLDELELTEEQLEMLAGGILPVVAYAIGAGIGFGLCWLGSHV, from the coding sequence ATGAAAACGACAATAGAACAACAGGAAAAAGGTGCAGAGTTAGTAAAAGTTCTGGCACAAAAAGCATGGGAAAGTACAGCTTTTAAAGAGCAATTGATCAAAGACCCTATCGCGGCAATCGAGCAAGTTACAGGAAAAGCTTTATTACCTAGCGATAAAAGAATTGTTGTTGAAGACCAGACAGACGAATCTGTAATTTATTTCAACATTCCTGCTAAAATCAATTTGGATGAGCTGGAACTAACAGAAGAACAATTAGAAATGTTGGCTGGTGGAATCTTACCAGTAGTAGCATATGCGATAGGTGCTGGTATTGGTTTTGGTTTATGCTGGCTGGGTTCGCATGTATAG
- a CDS encoding cyclic nucleotide-binding domain-containing protein, protein MKRALFFLGQLNSRDVEWMIQNGQKIELGIGEKLIQKGNFIDSLFIILSGQLSVCSENGDKDDIAILGSGEVVGEMSFLETRPPSVSVIAKKVSTVYKISRQVIELRLSKNPDFRANFYYALALFLSNRLRKTTDQLGYGIPEEEDLIDTKILDGVAQAGSRFGQILNSFSQA, encoded by the coding sequence ATGAAACGAGCACTTTTTTTCTTAGGCCAGTTAAATAGCAGAGATGTAGAATGGATGATTCAAAATGGTCAAAAAATAGAATTAGGAATTGGTGAAAAACTGATTCAAAAAGGCAACTTTATTGACAGTCTTTTTATCATATTATCTGGTCAGTTATCTGTTTGTTCAGAAAATGGAGATAAAGATGATATTGCAATTTTAGGATCTGGAGAGGTTGTAGGAGAAATGTCTTTTCTGGAAACAAGACCACCTTCAGTTTCTGTAATTGCAAAAAAGGTATCAACAGTATATAAGATTTCCAGACAGGTCATAGAATTAAGGCTTTCAAAAAACCCGGATTTCAGAGCTAATTTTTATTATGCCTTAGCCTTATTTCTTTCTAACAGATTAAGAAAAACTACAGATCAGCTAGGTTATGGTATCCCTGAGGAAGAAGACCTGATAGATACCAAAATTTTGGATGGTGTTGCCCAGGCTGGTTCCCGGTTTGGACAAATTTTAAATAGTTTTTCGCAGGCATAA
- a CDS encoding response regulator transcription factor yields the protein MNRADLNSFFDSRNIISGLTDEEISKRLEYLEPIKAFSRATYTSIYVIDYLKQGFEFVSDNPLFLCGNTAEEIQEMGYSFYFKHVPEADLELLLKINSAGFDFYEKLPITERTQYTITYDFHLKNKEGKLILINQKLTPLFLTETGKIWKAICIISLSSERKAGNIKIYKNGENKVYNYNLNKGFWEDSEKTSLSKREKEILQLSTRGFTINEIANEIYVSPDTVKFHRRKLFEKLEVTNISEAIVYATNNKLI from the coding sequence ATGAATAGAGCAGATTTAAATTCGTTTTTTGATTCGAGAAATATAATTTCTGGCTTAACTGATGAAGAAATTTCTAAAAGATTAGAATATTTAGAGCCAATAAAAGCGTTTTCGAGAGCTACTTATACCAGTATTTATGTTATAGATTACTTAAAGCAAGGCTTTGAATTTGTTTCTGATAATCCATTATTTCTTTGCGGTAATACTGCTGAAGAGATACAAGAAATGGGATATTCTTTTTATTTCAAACATGTTCCCGAGGCCGACTTAGAGTTACTGCTAAAAATTAATTCTGCTGGTTTTGATTTTTATGAAAAATTACCCATTACTGAAAGAACCCAATATACCATAACATATGATTTTCATTTAAAAAATAAAGAAGGGAAGCTGATTTTAATTAATCAGAAACTAACCCCTCTTTTTTTAACTGAAACTGGTAAAATTTGGAAAGCAATATGTATTATTTCATTATCATCCGAACGTAAAGCCGGGAATATCAAGATATATAAAAACGGTGAAAATAAAGTTTATAATTATAATCTCAATAAAGGATTTTGGGAAGATTCAGAAAAAACATCCTTATCCAAAAGAGAAAAAGAGATTTTACAGCTTTCTACCAGAGGATTTACCATAAATGAAATAGCGAATGAAATATATGTTTCACCAGACACTGTAAAATTTCACAGAAGAAAATTATTTGAAAAATTAGAAGTCACCAATATATCTGAAGCAATTGTTTATGCGACTAATAACAAACTAATTTAA